Proteins from a single region of Akkermansiaceae bacterium:
- a CDS encoding bile acid:sodium symporter family protein, which yields MHGLISRFTDLYPVWVISFAVIGLVKPEAMTWFSGPWVVWALSAVMLGMGFTLTVDDFRRIFRMPGCVAVGLIAHYTIMPLSAWGISHLLKLDPGFAVGLILVASCPSGTASNVICYLARANVALAVIITLASTLVAFITTPLWCKALAGQYVPVDALQLCLSTLQIAVIPVLLGVFCNWKFPAATARIKPIGPLVSVVALMFITGSIVGQNASSVIENAGTLAIAAVLLHALGFGIGYVVAKFIRYPEDIARTISIEVGMQNGGLAAVLAKQNFPLQPLAAVPAVFSAITQTLLGSLLATWWRKRPVRSSTPVETIASEEA from the coding sequence ATGCACGGACTCATCAGCCGCTTCACCGATCTCTATCCCGTATGGGTGATCTCCTTTGCCGTCATCGGCCTCGTCAAGCCGGAGGCGATGACCTGGTTCAGCGGTCCGTGGGTGGTTTGGGCGCTCAGCGCGGTCATGCTGGGGATGGGGTTCACGCTGACCGTCGATGACTTCCGCCGCATCTTCAGGATGCCCGGTTGTGTCGCTGTCGGACTCATCGCCCACTACACCATCATGCCTCTCTCCGCGTGGGGCATTTCCCACCTCCTGAAACTGGATCCCGGTTTCGCCGTCGGCCTCATCCTCGTCGCGAGCTGTCCGTCCGGCACCGCGTCGAATGTCATCTGCTACCTGGCCCGTGCCAACGTCGCGCTCGCCGTCATCATCACACTTGCTTCGACGCTCGTCGCCTTCATCACCACACCATTGTGGTGCAAGGCGCTGGCCGGACAATACGTCCCGGTGGATGCCCTCCAACTTTGCCTTTCCACGCTCCAGATCGCGGTCATCCCCGTCCTCCTCGGAGTCTTCTGCAACTGGAAATTCCCCGCCGCCACCGCGAGGATCAAGCCCATCGGCCCGCTGGTGTCCGTCGTCGCGCTGATGTTCATCACAGGGAGCATCGTCGGGCAGAACGCCAGCTCCGTGATCGAGAACGCGGGCACGCTGGCCATCGCCGCTGTCCTGCTCCACGCGCTGGGCTTTGGGATCGGCTACGTTGTCGCGAAATTCATCCGCTATCCGGAGGACATCGCCCGCACCATCTCGATCGAGGTGGGCATGCAGAACGGCGGACTGGCCGCCGTGCTGGCGAAGCAGAATTTCCCGCTCCAGCCGCTGGCCGCGGTTCCCGCCGTGTTCAGCGCCATCACCCAGACGTTGCTCGGCAGCCTCCTCGCAACCTGGTGGCGGAAGCGGCCGGTCAGATCCTCCACTCCCGTGGAAACCATCGCCTCGGAAGAAGCCTGA